The bacterium genome has a segment encoding these proteins:
- a CDS encoding oligopeptide/dipeptide ABC transporter ATP-binding protein produces MSDERSAATPMPAGTTPPLLEVERLRVWFPVRRGILRRRVGSAKAVDDVSFTVGHGSTMALVGESGAGKTTIGRAVVRVQPVTSGTIRFKGEVLSELVGSDLRRRRREFQMIFQDPFGSLDPRQTVGDILAEPLAIHGLASPGERPTRVRELLSLVGLDPAFASRYPREFSGGQRQRIGVARAIAVHPDLIVCDEPVSSLDVSIQAQVINLLIRLQGELGVAYLFIAHDLAVVRHIADRVAVMYLGRIVEMGSVEEVYANPAHPYTVALLSAVLNPRAGRRRRIVLSGEIPGVDRPPAGCSFHTRCWLRTRLGNPEICGQVEPVLRGATGGWTVACHFAEETPRHQPTRAPEAAGGAV; encoded by the coding sequence GTGAGCGACGAGCGGTCGGCGGCAACGCCGATGCCAGCAGGTACCACGCCGCCGCTTCTCGAGGTGGAGCGCCTCCGCGTGTGGTTCCCCGTGCGGCGTGGCATCCTCCGCCGTCGGGTCGGGTCGGCGAAGGCGGTCGACGACGTGTCGTTCACGGTCGGGCACGGCAGCACGATGGCACTCGTCGGCGAGTCGGGCGCCGGCAAGACGACGATAGGACGGGCGGTCGTCCGCGTCCAGCCGGTGACATCTGGAACGATCCGCTTCAAGGGGGAGGTCCTGAGTGAGTTGGTGGGATCGGATCTTCGCCGAAGGCGTCGTGAGTTCCAGATGATCTTCCAGGATCCCTTTGGCAGTCTGGACCCGCGTCAGACCGTGGGGGACATTCTCGCTGAGCCCTTGGCCATCCACGGGCTCGCCTCGCCCGGCGAGCGGCCCACGAGAGTTCGCGAGCTTCTATCACTCGTCGGCCTCGACCCGGCTTTCGCGAGCCGATACCCGCGCGAGTTCAGCGGTGGGCAGCGCCAGCGGATCGGGGTCGCCCGGGCGATCGCTGTCCACCCGGATTTGATTGTTTGCGATGAGCCAGTGAGCTCGCTCGACGTCTCGATCCAGGCGCAGGTGATCAACCTCCTGATTCGTTTGCAGGGTGAGCTCGGCGTTGCCTATTTGTTCATCGCGCACGATCTGGCCGTCGTCCGGCACATCGCGGACCGGGTCGCGGTCATGTACCTCGGCCGGATCGTCGAAATGGGCAGCGTGGAGGAGGTGTATGCTAACCCGGCGCACCCGTACACGGTCGCACTCCTTTCCGCCGTCCTCAACCCCCGCGCCGGCCGACGCCGCCGGATCGTCCTGTCAGGCGAAATCCCGGGCGTCGATCGTCCGCCCGCCGGCTGCAGCTTCCATACCCGGTGCTGGCTCCGGACCCGCCTTGGCAACCCGGAGATCTGCGGCCAGGTCGAGCCGGTCCTGCGGGGCGCGACTGGCGGGTGGACGGTCGCCTGCCATTTCGCGGAGGAGACGCCTCGTCATCAGCCGACCAGAGCGCCCGAGGCGGCTGGTGGGGCGGTGTGA
- a CDS encoding alpha/beta hydrolase-fold protein, translating into MTKPSMTRFSLSFPSSISSTPITGRAFVVITKSVDRPYVVAPGPGALGGAEQGIEPRRQAGTWKNRVPFFGTYKKSVPYFSPWVASAPFFGVDIDRVEPDQVFVLDESAPGYPPLSIRDIPAGDYYVQAVLNVYTRFVRSDGHTIWAHLDQWEGQHWNSSPGNLVSSVERVHLDPDSGYDVELKLSTRFPAVTVPPDTEYVRRIGFESRLLSEFWGQPIRLGAVVLLPKGYDEHPNERYPVIYNNEHFNLGAPFGFSPTPVEEAEEQRYMRELRGLENGHEFYKAWTSDDFPRAVIVTMLHPTPYFDSSYCVNSANVGPYGDAIMTELIPTLEETFRIAREPRLRLLTGGSTGGWVSLALQVYHPDFFGGAWAFAPDSVDFRRYGLVNIYDDPNAYQAPNREWLIPERVFYRSPDGQPELTLRQMSQLEAASGTHCRSGEQLDVWHATFGPVGADGYPRPLWDQRTGEIDHVVAEYWRDNGYDLRGYIEEHWPEIGPDLVGKIHVFCADMDDYFLNLGVYALEECLENTEAPYYAGSFTYGRPLDGHVWHPLNHAELVRGMLTSIRARPRGRRHFASRPGAVAYEMGQKPRKPGA; encoded by the coding sequence GTGACCAAGCCGTCGATGACCCGTTTTTCGCTCTCGTTCCCGTCCTCGATCTCATCGACCCCGATCACGGGTCGCGCGTTCGTGGTCATCACGAAGAGCGTGGACCGACCATACGTCGTCGCCCCTGGACCAGGCGCACTGGGCGGCGCGGAGCAGGGCATCGAACCGCGTCGGCAGGCAGGCACGTGGAAGAACCGCGTGCCTTTTTTCGGTACGTACAAGAAGAGCGTTCCCTACTTCAGTCCCTGGGTGGCAAGCGCGCCGTTCTTCGGTGTCGACATCGACCGGGTCGAGCCTGACCAGGTATTCGTCCTCGATGAATCGGCGCCGGGTTACCCGCCGCTCAGCATTCGCGATATTCCCGCCGGGGATTACTACGTGCAGGCGGTCCTCAACGTGTACACGCGGTTTGTGCGATCGGACGGCCATACCATCTGGGCGCACCTAGATCAGTGGGAGGGCCAGCACTGGAACTCGTCGCCAGGCAACCTCGTGAGCTCGGTCGAACGCGTGCACCTCGATCCCGATTCCGGGTACGACGTCGAACTCAAGCTCTCGACGCGGTTTCCGGCAGTTACAGTTCCTCCCGATACGGAATATGTCCGCCGGATCGGGTTCGAGAGCCGTCTGCTCAGCGAGTTCTGGGGCCAGCCGATCCGTCTCGGAGCAGTCGTGCTGCTGCCGAAAGGCTACGACGAGCACCCCAACGAGCGGTATCCGGTCATCTATAACAACGAGCACTTTAACCTCGGCGCACCGTTCGGGTTCTCGCCAACTCCGGTTGAAGAGGCGGAGGAGCAGCGGTACATGCGCGAGCTCCGAGGCCTTGAGAACGGACATGAGTTTTACAAGGCTTGGACGTCGGATGACTTTCCCCGGGCCGTCATCGTCACGATGCTCCACCCGACCCCGTACTTCGACAGCTCGTACTGCGTGAACTCGGCGAACGTCGGTCCGTACGGCGATGCGATCATGACCGAGCTCATCCCCACGCTCGAGGAGACGTTCCGAATCGCGCGGGAGCCCCGGCTTCGCCTTCTCACCGGCGGCTCGACCGGCGGCTGGGTCTCGCTCGCCCTGCAGGTCTATCACCCGGACTTCTTCGGCGGCGCGTGGGCGTTCGCGCCCGATTCCGTTGACTTCCGGCGATACGGCCTCGTCAACATCTACGATGATCCGAACGCCTACCAGGCGCCCAACCGGGAATGGCTTATTCCGGAGCGGGTGTTCTACCGCTCACCCGATGGCCAGCCCGAACTCACGCTCCGACAAATGAGCCAGCTCGAGGCGGCGTCGGGCACGCATTGCCGATCGGGCGAGCAACTCGACGTGTGGCACGCCACATTCGGGCCGGTGGGCGCCGACGGGTATCCCCGCCCCCTGTGGGACCAGCGCACTGGCGAGATTGACCACGTTGTCGCCGAGTATTGGCGCGACAACGGATACGACCTGCGCGGCTACATCGAGGAACACTGGCCGGAGATCGGACCGGATCTCGTCGGGAAGATCCACGTGTTTTGCGCCGATATGGACGATTACTTCCTCAATCTCGGGGTCTATGCGCTTGAGGAGTGTCTCGAGAACACAGAGGCGCCTTACTACGCCGGCTCGTTCACATACGGTCGCCCGCTCGACGGCCACGTGTGGCATCCGTTGAACCACGCCGAGCTGGTGCGCGGGATGCTAACGTCGATCCGCGCGCGGCCGCGGGGGCGGCGGCATTTCGCCTCCCGGCCGGGTGCGGTCGCGTACGAGATGGGCCAGAAGCCCCGCAAGCCAGGAGCCTGA
- a CDS encoding HD domain-containing phosphohydrolase, protein MSFIGQADPLDAKEWTMMRQHPVLGEEILASAERMRGVATLVRHHQERWDGSGYPDGLHGEAIPLGARILAVVDAYGAITEARPYKPARTHADAVEEIRRCAGSQFDPKVVAVFCAVVGTL, encoded by the coding sequence ATTTCCTTTATAGGGCAGGCTGATCCACTTGACGCCAAAGAGTGGACGATGATGCGCCAGCACCCCGTGCTCGGAGAAGAGATCTTGGCGTCGGCGGAACGAATGCGCGGGGTGGCAACTCTCGTCCGCCATCACCAGGAGCGTTGGGACGGCAGCGGCTACCCCGATGGGCTCCACGGCGAGGCGATTCCCCTGGGCGCGCGTATTCTGGCGGTCGTCGACGCTTACGGGGCGATTACCGAGGCCCGTCCGTACAAACCGGCACGCACCCACGCGGACGCGGTCGAGGAGATCCGCCGGTGCGCTGGCAGCCAGTTCGATCCCAAAGTGGTTGCGGTGTTTTGCGCGGTGGTCGGGACCTTGTAA
- a CDS encoding diguanylate cyclase, whose amino-acid sequence MALGKIPEAADEDLRQQVVRLEALIALSQELRSANLVELYPIAPRYARDLLHADFSALTLADAKRETLTRVAASGHLEEAADASLSLADSLPGWVVRTGVMYLTEDVFREPIPINMSIGLYRGFGPLAIVPVRSEQQAIGALTLARRKTSDQVSFTDADLRLLKGIAEMTGTAIRRASLYQDLQQAFTQMVLAMAQAIESRDSTTGAHSARLATLATATAHDLGCRDDEIEELRWGARLHDIGKIGVPDYILQKPGPLTDEEWAIMRKHPEIGEEILRPVDRMRTVARLVRHHQERWDGTGYPDGLRGEVIPLGARILAVVDAYSAITDNRAYSEGRSAEHAIAELRRCAGTQFDPRVVDVFCRILREGPISITEDNRVDRTPGIQAMSSSGKAIVRSLAHARRASRTVPAMVDVVKHLMRPPDLATVLDEILGQIQRIFDYPICAVFLVDEKSRRLCFKTHRGFDAERVAALRAGAGEFGLLASVAKHGRPYFAPDVTRDPLYIANASGVRSMVTYPLVADDRVIGVLDVESPIVNAFPLETREMLEAFAALAALAIQRAVRDEALSQLALTDGLTGLANHRALFQALEREIARTRRTGDPLTLILIEVDKFKQINDRLGHLAGDAIVQSVADILRANSREMDLASRFGGDEFVLLLPNTTKTAAVQIAERVRQRIEEIPVAGSRPLRVTASVGLAAAPDDGGTASALVQAADQAMYEAKRSGGNRINVA is encoded by the coding sequence GTGGCTCTCGGGAAGATCCCCGAAGCGGCGGACGAAGATCTCCGACAGCAAGTCGTGCGCCTTGAGGCGCTAATCGCGTTGAGCCAGGAGCTTCGGTCTGCGAATTTGGTAGAGCTATACCCGATCGCGCCAAGGTACGCTAGGGATCTTCTGCACGCCGACTTCAGTGCGCTGACTTTGGCAGACGCAAAGCGCGAAACGCTCACCCGCGTCGCCGCTTCGGGCCATCTTGAAGAAGCTGCGGATGCGTCGCTCTCGCTCGCCGACAGTTTACCGGGATGGGTAGTTCGGACGGGCGTCATGTATCTGACAGAGGATGTTTTTCGAGAGCCGATCCCCATCAACATGTCCATCGGACTATACCGCGGATTCGGTCCTCTCGCGATCGTTCCCGTGCGATCCGAACAACAAGCGATAGGGGCGCTCACACTGGCTCGGAGGAAAACATCCGACCAAGTTTCATTTACAGACGCTGACTTACGGCTGTTGAAGGGGATTGCGGAGATGACTGGCACGGCTATCCGCCGCGCGTCATTGTACCAGGACCTTCAGCAAGCCTTCACACAGATGGTTTTGGCGATGGCCCAGGCGATCGAGTCTCGCGACTCTACAACTGGCGCCCACAGCGCCCGTCTCGCCACGCTCGCCACGGCGACGGCACACGACCTGGGTTGCCGCGATGACGAGATCGAGGAACTCCGCTGGGGAGCTCGCCTCCACGATATTGGAAAGATCGGCGTCCCGGACTACATCCTGCAAAAACCGGGGCCTCTTACCGACGAAGAGTGGGCAATCATGCGCAAGCATCCGGAGATTGGTGAAGAGATCCTTCGTCCGGTAGATCGAATGCGAACAGTTGCGCGGCTAGTGCGCCACCATCAGGAACGTTGGGACGGCACCGGCTATCCTGACGGACTGCGAGGAGAGGTAATCCCGTTGGGGGCCCGTATCCTGGCGGTCGTCGACGCCTACAGTGCGATCACCGACAATCGAGCGTATTCTGAAGGGCGCAGCGCCGAGCACGCCATCGCGGAGCTCCGCAGATGCGCCGGAACGCAATTCGATCCTCGAGTCGTCGATGTCTTTTGCCGCATCCTGAGAGAGGGGCCCATCAGCATCACGGAAGACAACCGAGTCGATCGGACTCCGGGGATTCAAGCGATGTCGTCGTCTGGAAAAGCCATCGTAAGGTCGCTGGCGCATGCCCGGAGGGCCAGCCGCACTGTCCCAGCGATGGTGGATGTGGTGAAACATTTGATGCGTCCTCCGGACCTCGCGACGGTCTTGGATGAGATCCTAGGTCAGATCCAGCGGATCTTTGACTATCCGATCTGCGCTGTATTCCTTGTCGATGAAAAGTCTCGCAGACTCTGCTTCAAGACGCACCGCGGGTTCGACGCTGAAAGGGTAGCCGCATTACGCGCGGGAGCAGGCGAGTTCGGGCTCCTGGCGTCTGTCGCGAAGCACGGACGTCCGTACTTCGCACCTGACGTGACGCGTGACCCACTGTACATCGCGAATGCGAGCGGAGTGCGGTCTATGGTTACGTATCCACTTGTGGCCGACGACCGCGTCATCGGGGTACTGGACGTCGAGAGTCCGATCGTTAATGCGTTCCCACTGGAGACGCGGGAGATGCTGGAGGCGTTCGCGGCACTCGCAGCGCTTGCAATTCAGCGGGCGGTTCGGGACGAGGCGTTGAGTCAACTTGCCTTGACTGACGGGCTTACCGGGCTCGCGAACCATCGCGCTCTATTCCAGGCGTTGGAGCGCGAAATCGCCCGGACCCGCCGGACTGGCGACCCCCTCACGCTAATCCTGATTGAGGTTGATAAGTTCAAGCAGATCAATGACCGACTTGGCCACCTGGCCGGCGATGCGATCGTGCAATCGGTTGCGGACATCCTGCGGGCGAACAGCCGCGAGATGGATCTTGCCTCACGGTTCGGAGGGGACGAGTTCGTGTTGCTCCTTCCAAACACTACGAAAACAGCAGCCGTCCAGATCGCTGAGCGGGTGAGACAACGTATTGAGGAGATCCCTGTGGCGGGGTCGCGACCGTTGCGGGTGACCGCAAGCGTCGGGCTAGCGGCGGCACCAGACGATGGTGGGACAGCGAGCGCGCTGGTACAGGCCGCCGATCAAGCGATGTACGAGGCAAAGCGGAGCGGAGGGAATAGGATTAACGTTGCGTAG
- a CDS encoding DHA2 family efflux MFS transporter permease subunit, with product MRPSPTNVSPSSPIAAPETPSSLSASSKLLLPWLVAVAFFMESLDTTILGTAVPTIAASLHVAPLSMKSVLASYTLSLAVFIPISGWMADRFGTRRVFASAIGLFTLGSLLCGISGSIQVLVASRILQGCGGAMMVPVGRLTIVRTFAKSELVRAMSFVAIPSLIGPMLGPTVGGFIVGYLHWRLIFFVNIPIGLTGLYLVYRHLPDYRAERSDPLDIVGLILFGSGVALLSYVLEVFGEHTLNAGAILGLLVLSAALLAGYGFHSTRRPYPLLRLALFRIRTFRAATVGGFVTRLGIAGIPFLFPLLYQVGLGFTPVQSGLMMLPQTIAAMSLKVTMPTILARLGYRAVLVVNTLLIGLQIMLFAHYGPATPVWSIAAEMFCYGFFTSLQYTSMNTLVYADVTEEQASAANSIASTMQQMAISFGVASASLVTAFFIPDRHSSSVPGFIHGIHRAFFVLGGMTIVSTLVFRELKRGDGDAVRQRTEDVHSRGTARETTRA from the coding sequence ATGCGGCCGAGCCCGACGAATGTGAGCCCGTCTAGTCCGATCGCAGCCCCCGAGACGCCATCCTCGCTGTCCGCTTCCAGCAAGTTGCTGCTGCCGTGGCTGGTCGCGGTGGCGTTTTTCATGGAGTCGCTCGACACGACGATTCTAGGCACGGCGGTGCCGACCATCGCGGCGTCGCTTCATGTTGCGCCGCTCAGCATGAAATCGGTGCTCGCAAGCTACACCCTGAGTTTGGCGGTTTTCATTCCTATCAGCGGCTGGATGGCGGACCGGTTTGGAACACGCCGGGTGTTCGCCTCCGCGATCGGCCTCTTCACGCTGGGATCCCTCCTCTGCGGCATATCGGGGAGCATCCAGGTCCTCGTAGCGAGCCGCATTCTGCAGGGTTGCGGCGGAGCCATGATGGTGCCCGTTGGCCGGCTGACGATTGTGCGGACGTTCGCCAAATCGGAGCTCGTCCGCGCCATGAGCTTCGTCGCCATCCCCAGTCTGATCGGTCCCATGCTGGGACCAACCGTCGGCGGTTTCATCGTAGGATACCTTCACTGGCGGCTGATTTTCTTCGTCAATATTCCGATCGGCCTGACCGGCCTGTATCTTGTCTACCGGCATCTGCCGGACTATCGCGCGGAGCGCAGCGACCCTCTCGATATCGTCGGGCTGATCTTGTTCGGATCGGGGGTGGCGCTGCTTTCATACGTGCTCGAAGTATTCGGCGAGCACACGCTCAACGCGGGTGCGATTCTGGGGCTGCTGGTCCTCTCCGCCGCGCTGCTGGCGGGCTACGGATTTCATTCCACGAGAAGGCCGTATCCGTTGCTGCGGCTCGCGCTGTTTCGAATCCGCACGTTTCGCGCGGCAACAGTCGGCGGCTTCGTGACCCGCCTCGGCATCGCCGGCATCCCGTTCCTCTTCCCGCTCTTGTATCAAGTGGGGCTGGGGTTCACACCGGTTCAATCCGGCTTGATGATGCTGCCGCAGACGATCGCCGCCATGAGCCTGAAGGTCACGATGCCGACGATCTTGGCCCGCCTAGGGTACCGCGCCGTGCTGGTCGTGAACACTCTGCTCATCGGCTTGCAGATCATGCTGTTTGCGCACTACGGACCGGCCACGCCGGTGTGGTCGATTGCGGCGGAGATGTTCTGCTATGGATTTTTCACGTCGCTGCAGTATACGAGCATGAACACGCTTGTGTACGCCGACGTCACCGAGGAGCAGGCAAGCGCCGCGAACTCCATCGCCAGCACGATGCAGCAGATGGCCATCAGTTTCGGCGTGGCGTCGGCGTCGTTGGTCACCGCGTTTTTCATTCCCGATCGCCACAGTTCGAGCGTCCCGGGATTCATTCACGGCATCCACCGGGCCTTCTTTGTGCTGGGCGGCATGACCATCGTCTCGACGCTCGTGTTCCGCGAATTGAAACGAGGCGACGGGGACGCCGTGAGGCAGAGAACCGAGGACGTCCACAGTCGGGGGACCGCGCGGGAAACCACTCGCGCATGA
- a CDS encoding TMEM175 family protein, protein MSRGRLEAFSDGVIAILITIMVLELKVPAGTDLHALRAAMPTLGFYVLSFVMLGIYWNNHHHMLHATERINGTVLWANLHLLFWLSLIPFMTSWMGVYWADALPTAAYGTVLLLAGFAYWILQMTIIRVQGQVSRLQHAVGSDVKGKLSLVLYACAIPFAFVASWIADAVYVAVALIWLVPDRRIEAEFREEQ, encoded by the coding sequence GTGAGCAGGGGACGGCTCGAAGCCTTCAGCGACGGTGTCATTGCCATTCTCATTACGATCATGGTGCTGGAACTCAAAGTGCCCGCCGGCACGGATCTCCACGCGCTCCGGGCGGCAATGCCGACGTTGGGATTCTACGTTCTCAGCTTCGTCATGCTCGGTATCTATTGGAATAACCACCACCACATGCTGCACGCCACTGAGCGTATCAACGGCACGGTGTTGTGGGCAAACCTACATTTGTTGTTCTGGCTCTCCCTGATCCCGTTCATGACGAGCTGGATGGGTGTGTATTGGGCCGACGCGCTGCCGACAGCAGCCTACGGGACGGTATTGTTGCTCGCTGGGTTTGCCTATTGGATTTTGCAGATGACGATCATTCGCGTGCAGGGACAGGTGTCGCGGCTGCAGCACGCGGTCGGGTCCGACGTCAAAGGCAAGCTTTCCCTCGTCCTATACGCATGCGCAATTCCGTTTGCGTTCGTCGCGTCGTGGATTGCGGATGCGGTGTACGTGGCGGTTGCCCTGATCTGGCTTGTCCCGGATCGGCGGATCGAGGCTGAATTCCGCGAGGAGCAGTAG
- a CDS encoding SOS response-associated peptidase, which yields MCGRLGIHLIPGLVAQFFRAGYEPDPGIEPAWNLAPSQSTMVVLREPETGVRRLELLQWGFLPRWAKDPMHTRRPINARGEAVAASGMFRDAFAKRRCLVPADNFYEWQTAPGQKQTQPYAIARADGNPLALAGLWEAWHDPDRDIDLRTFAIVTTEANGAMSRIHNRMPVALEEADWPVWLGEEDGDARDLLHPAREGVLRMWLVSRRVNKPANNDPDLLESSDHACLLALR from the coding sequence GTGTGCGGCCGCCTCGGTATCCACTTGATCCCTGGGCTCGTTGCACAGTTCTTCCGTGCCGGTTATGAGCCGGATCCGGGGATCGAACCGGCGTGGAACCTCGCGCCCAGCCAGAGCACGATGGTCGTCCTCCGTGAACCCGAGACAGGGGTGCGACGCTTGGAGTTGCTCCAATGGGGCTTCCTCCCGCGGTGGGCCAAGGATCCAATGCACACCCGGCGGCCAATCAATGCCCGCGGTGAGGCCGTAGCCGCCTCGGGGATGTTCCGAGACGCCTTCGCCAAGCGTCGCTGTCTTGTCCCTGCCGACAACTTCTACGAGTGGCAAACCGCCCCCGGCCAGAAGCAAACACAGCCCTATGCCATTGCCCGGGCAGACGGGAACCCGCTGGCCCTCGCCGGGCTGTGGGAGGCGTGGCACGATCCTGACAGGGACATCGACCTCCGCACCTTCGCGATCGTGACGACGGAAGCCAATGGAGCGATGTCCCGGATTCACAATCGCATGCCGGTAGCCCTCGAAGAGGCGGACTGGCCGGTGTGGCTGGGTGAAGAGGACGGCGACGCGAGAGACCTCCTACATCCCGCACGGGAGGGTGTTCTCCGAATGTGGCTTGTCAGCCGAAGGGTGAACAAGCCCGCGAACAACGATCCTGACCTCTTGGAGTCGTCGGACCACGCATGCCTGCTGGCCCTACGATGA
- a CDS encoding STAS domain-containing protein, translating to MTPVQAGGWVPDDLATKVHKLREMSVVVAYGEVDLTNVHLLKDLLDHLSAREVPLLLDLAKVRYIDSAGLELLMQTYQHCRAQGMPFAVVAEPLVRRTFSVLSLETVLSVFDNAASAREHLVAEWWGRRDSTSTLTEAHVSPS from the coding sequence ATGACGCCCGTGCAGGCGGGGGGATGGGTTCCCGACGATCTGGCTACGAAGGTCCACAAGCTCCGTGAGATGAGCGTCGTTGTCGCCTATGGTGAGGTCGATCTTACCAACGTCCACCTCTTGAAAGACCTACTCGACCACCTCTCTGCTCGTGAGGTCCCGCTACTCCTGGACCTGGCCAAGGTTCGCTACATTGATAGCGCCGGGCTCGAACTTCTGATGCAGACGTACCAACACTGCCGGGCTCAAGGGATGCCATTTGCCGTGGTCGCCGAGCCACTGGTCCGACGCACATTTAGCGTCTTGTCGCTTGAGACGGTACTCTCAGTATTCGATAACGCTGCGTCGGCGCGAGAGCACCTCGTTGCTGAATGGTGGGGGCGGCGAGACTCCACGTCGACCCTGACCGAAGCGCACGTCTCGCCTTCCTAG
- a CDS encoding D-aminopeptidase: MTISLSTRLDSCLKALPRTYSGPGGACAVLCAGEVLARHTWGWANAERRISFTPRTLFRMCSITKQFTCALLLDVFPDPSVLDGDVRARLPLLEEPAPSALHLCHNQSGLRDYWALAMLHGAPPEAPFGDTEATRVIVGARTLHFAPGTRYSYANQNFRILSDILEEHTGRSFAELLRSRIFERAGMNSALLLADTRATPDGTEGYEGTPATGFRAAENRIFWSGDAGLGACLDDMIAWERHVDATRDDAQALYNRLSVPVSFADGTSAAYGFGLNRAIELGRPVTGHGGALRGWRSHRLYVPSERVSVVVMFNHLADAYEAAVDLLAAVLGEDRRPPAVTVPMPDWLGAYTEPETGLAVRIDAEANGRVRLRYGQSPERLDLQADGTATCATARLRPDNSRLWMDRPQENQSSRLCPRYGAPTTDVAGRYRCEELDAELIVADAGSVLYGGFSGFLGQGRMEMLDLVGPDIWALPCPRALDHRPPGDWTLAFRRNGAGRVTSVEVGCWLARHLPYLRIG; encoded by the coding sequence ATGACGATATCTCTCTCGACTCGCCTTGATTCCTGTCTCAAAGCCCTGCCGCGCACGTACTCAGGGCCGGGCGGTGCGTGTGCCGTTCTGTGCGCGGGTGAGGTGCTGGCCCGCCACACGTGGGGCTGGGCGAATGCCGAACGGCGCATCTCCTTCACGCCCCGCACACTATTCCGCATGTGTTCCATTACCAAGCAGTTCACCTGTGCGCTGCTGCTTGATGTGTTCCCCGATCCGTCCGTGCTGGATGGTGACGTACGCGCCCGCCTGCCGCTGCTGGAGGAGCCGGCACCGAGCGCACTGCACCTATGCCACAATCAGTCAGGCCTGCGTGACTACTGGGCGCTAGCCATGCTACACGGTGCGCCCCCAGAGGCGCCGTTCGGCGACACCGAAGCCACCCGCGTGATCGTCGGCGCGCGGACGCTGCACTTTGCCCCGGGCACCCGTTACTCCTACGCCAACCAGAACTTCCGCATCCTGTCTGACATCCTCGAAGAACACACCGGCCGCAGCTTTGCAGAGCTGCTGCGTAGCCGCATCTTCGAGCGCGCCGGCATGAACAGTGCGTTGCTTCTTGCCGACACCCGCGCCACACCGGATGGGACGGAGGGCTACGAGGGCACGCCGGCGACTGGTTTCCGTGCTGCGGAGAACCGTATCTTCTGGAGCGGCGATGCCGGTCTTGGCGCTTGCCTCGACGACATGATCGCCTGGGAGCGCCACGTAGACGCCACCCGCGACGACGCACAGGCGCTGTACAATCGGCTCTCCGTCCCGGTCAGCTTCGCCGACGGCACTTCCGCCGCCTACGGGTTTGGCCTGAATCGAGCAATCGAGCTGGGTCGCCCGGTCACGGGCCACGGCGGCGCGTTGCGCGGCTGGCGGAGCCATCGCTTGTACGTACCTTCGGAGCGCGTCTCGGTCGTAGTCATGTTCAATCACCTCGCGGACGCGTATGAAGCCGCGGTAGACCTGCTCGCCGCGGTGCTGGGCGAAGACCGGCGGCCTCCTGCCGTCACTGTTCCGATGCCGGACTGGCTCGGCGCCTACACCGAGCCTGAGACTGGGCTCGCAGTGCGCATCGACGCGGAGGCAAACGGGCGGGTGCGCCTGCGTTACGGGCAGTCTCCGGAACGGCTCGACCTGCAGGCTGACGGCACCGCCACGTGCGCGACGGCGCGGTTGCGGCCCGATAACAGTAGGCTCTGGATGGACCGCCCGCAAGAGAACCAGAGCTCGCGCCTGTGCCCGCGCTACGGTGCACCGACCACGGATGTCGCCGGCCGCTACCGCTGTGAGGAGCTAGATGCCGAGCTGATCGTGGCGGATGCTGGGAGCGTGCTCTATGGTGGATTCTCCGGCTTCCTGGGCCAGGGGCGCATGGAGATGCTTGACCTGGTCGGCCCGGATATCTGGGCACTCCCTTGTCCGCGTGCGCTGGATCACAGACCGCCCGGTGACTGGACGCTGGCCTTCCGGCGCAACGGGGCGGGACGGGTAACCAGTGTCGAGGTCGGCTGCTGGTTAGCCCGCCACTTGCCATACCTTCGCATTGGGTGA